One Streptomyces sp. NBC_01217 genomic region harbors:
- a CDS encoding trypco2 family protein translates to MASDAAGTSGMDGIELADAVESIRNQLIDAAGRATGRPVAFEVGDIQMEFTLELRKEIKGGTKVKAWVVEAGADASRTTGRTHKVAFTLKPRDATTGEPWRIGHEDEGSTAHFGGGTAQP, encoded by the coding sequence ATGGCCAGTGACGCCGCAGGCACCAGCGGCATGGACGGCATCGAGCTCGCCGACGCCGTCGAGTCGATCCGCAACCAGCTCATCGACGCCGCGGGCCGCGCAACCGGCCGTCCCGTGGCCTTCGAGGTCGGCGACATCCAGATGGAGTTCACCCTCGAACTCCGCAAGGAGATCAAGGGCGGCACCAAGGTGAAGGCCTGGGTCGTCGAGGCGGGCGCCGACGCGTCCCGTACGACCGGCCGCACCCACAAGGTCGCGTTCACCCTCAAACCGCGCGATGCCACGACCGGCGAGCCCTGGCGCATCGGCCACGAGGACGAGGGCAGCACGGCGCACTTCGGCGGCGGGACGGCACAGCCATGA